GAGATCGAGTCTGTGTATCTTTCTTTGGAGTTCGAGAAACGTCACGTGGAAGGGGCGCTCGAGTCGAGACACCACTGAGTTGTGTAGTCGGTGGGCTGCTTCGTTTTCCATTCTCAAACCATGAAGCGAGCAACGCGTCCGGCACTGTCGATAAAGGAGCGACAAAGAAAGACGTAAAAAACGACGAAACTGAGACCAAAGTTCAGCACGAGCGCTGCAGCTTCATTTGCGAGATCTTCTCGCGGCCCGAGGTTTTTCCCAGAGTACAGATTTACCCAGCACTCCCGGCTAAACAAACACGAGAACAGATTCGAAAATGCATTTTTTGTGACTTTCCCTGCGCCGTTAGGGTCCACTGGCCTCCTCCCCTTTTCACCATCTCTTGGCGTTTGCCCGGTCTGCCTTTCCTCAAGGTTCGTCACGGCAACAACGCCTCGCCAAGCTGCGCGACTCGACCTGGCTCTCTGGTCGACAAAAGTCTCCTTCGCAAACGTCGCCGGCGGCGAAGCCTCCCGGGTGTACATGCACCCCGCGGATGCCTCGAGCCCCCACCCGCAAGTCggtttctcgccttccccagaaggccgcgaggaagggaagcgctcgtggagaacgaagagaagaagagtaaACGAAAAGTACCTCGGCTCGACGAGGCTCGTGGGCACCAGAGCGAGACAGGAGCAGACGAGGAATGTGAACAGACAGGCCGCGACGTAGAAAGGTCTCGACCGTTCTGCTAGTGTTTGCTCTTTGAACGAGGCAGGCCCTGGAGCGACTGCGCCTCGTTGGTTTCTGCCGTCTACGGTTTCCTCATCTCTGCGCTCGCCTgcggctctcgccttcgcaggAGGGCAGAGCCACCGCGGTGCCGGCGgggcgacgagagaggagagaacatcTCCACCAACGAAAAACAGCGCGGCGACGAGAGGCCCAATAATCCACCGGAAGATCGGCCACCGAAAGAAGTATCTCCAAAGATAAAAGGCAAGGTGTCTGTTGTCGCTGAGAAGGAAAGGATGGGCGAAGGCGCCGAGACCTGCGGCGACActcagagacaagaaaaacgcgagaaacgaagagaaacagaattTTGAGTTTTCGCCGTCTGCGTCGAAAGAAGCTTTCAAATCCCTCTCGCGAAGAACCTGGCTTCGCACATCTCTGACGCTCTCGGCGTCGCGCTCCATGTCTTCCACGACCTCGAGCGCCTCCACGGACTCTCCGGCCTCGTCTCGTTTCgattttcctgtctcctcgttttcgctctctggCGAGCGCAGTGAACAGAGCgatctgcagaagaaaagccaCACCGACTtcagcagcgagagaaccGCGCGAAAGGCCGACAGGAAACTCGCTGGGCTCGCCGCGGAGGCTACGAACAGGGCTGCGTACAACAGCTGAGCTGTATGTACGCTCGGCGCGTGGAAGGCCTGATGGCCGACAGCGACTCGGCCGCcattcgagagaagaaaaaggaggaaagtgaacaggggaagagcgagagggagcgagacagcagcaaacgtggaaggagagaggaagaaagcgaaggcagGTTGCAGGTTCTCCCATCTCAAAacagagagcggcgagacGCTGGTTGTCTCGagccgacagagaaacgcggggcACAGACAGAGCCGAAACAGGGGATTCGCCTGCTTCGCCGCTTCTGCCCTCTCCTTGCATTCGAGCCTCGCCTTGACGTCGCAAGAGGCCTTCGCGTTCGGTGGAAATCGACGCGGAGGCCGCTGCATGCCCTTTCGCTTTGCGGCCTCTCGCGCGGAAGCGCAGAAACCCAGtgcagcgagaaacgcgaggagaccAGCTCCACCACTCCACACAACTGCagtctggagagaaagagagaaagagagaaagagagagagagaaagaaaacacagttCCCTTGGCTCGCGGACTCGCTGAAGAAGGCATTTTGTCTAAGTGAATAAATCACCGTGCTTTTTCCTCGCAGAGAACTGCTtaggaagagaacagacacGCCACTTCATCGAGGCCTCTGaagcgccttctctccggtgtacgtacagcgcACGCTCGTCGCAGACTAGCGCTTGGCATCTGcattttttcttcagattGACACCCCCCGCCATGCGTTTGGGATCGCGATCCGCTTCGGTTTTCAACGCCACAGAGACCTGACAGACACACTCACCTCTCTCGATCACTCCACCCTCCgcatgcctctctctctctccaaacatatatatatatatatatatatatatatacatacatatatatacatatatgtatacacatatatacaaatatatgtatatacatatatatccTTGGCTGTGGCATTCCGTCTCCGTAAACACATATTTGTGTAGATTTCTAtattttttctgcctctctatGTCGATCTTTacatctgtttctctctctctctctctatatatatatatatatatatatagatattgTCAATTTTTTGTGTAAGTCGCACAGGCCGGAACTCGATTTTAGACCGACGCGAGTGAACGTGCAATGATCGTTCTCGCTACGCCGAAAGTTGCGTACTAAAAATGACACTtggtctctgcgtttctgcattCTTTCTTCGCATGTCCACCccagaaaagacagaaaagagaggctcCAGCTGCTGTGTCCAAGGTGAAACCTCGgcgcgagaaagcgacgcaTGCTTCGAGgattcgtctctctcgaggctGGTCCCTCCGCGCAGACAGTCTCCACGCtttgttcgttttttttgctttctctccgacTTGTGCGTCTTTGTGCGAGTCCGGTCTCGCTGAGGGCTCTGCTCGACCGCATCTTCTGAGttgtgcttcttcctcacctggcgaacgaagaaggcgaggactcCGGCTGCGGCGAGACCCCACAAGTGTCTCCGTGAAAGGAGTTCGTGGTacgcgaagaggagcaggagcaCCGCGAGACAGTCCGTGTAGAAGAGGAAATTGAAAAAGTAGAAGGACGGAAGGAGAGCAATGCGAGCAATTCTCAGAAGCAGCAACAGGTCCTTCCCGGCGTCTCGCGCGCTCTCAGACTCTCCCGCCTCAGAAGGGGAGAACCGCCCTGTCCGAGACGCGCCCGCGTCAGAGGTCTTTCCGAGGCGGGGAGACCTGCTGCTTCGCGGCTCCTGCTTGCCATGCTCTTCTCGAGAGTTGAAAGCCTGTATGGCTTTCGCGTCGCGCTCGTCTTTGCGGCTCGCGAACAGAGACGCGCAGAcggcttctctgcatgcgtccctgagtgttctctctgcctcagagagcgcgagagagaagtggaTGCGCCTGGCGAGCACccagagaaggagcagagtcagaggcgagacgaaTAAGGCGTTGAAGCCccgcagaaagaaggaggaacgaCAGAGGACTGGCAGGACGACAGGGTCGTCTTTGCGTCCTCCTGGTGCGGCGACATTGCCAGTCGCTTCGCCGTCGTGGGCGTCGCTCTCGGGAAGCGTCTGGGCTGCGTCTGCAGccgcagaaaacgacgaggaaaacgacgaggaaagcgCAGCAAAGGCAGGCGACAGTGACCGAGCGAGAAGCGCCGCAACCCAGTAGAGGCCAGGCGGGGTGCTGATGTCAGGGTGGTAGACAGTCGGCCTGAAAGACTCGCAGTAGCGCTGCACTTGGGGAATATGGAACTCCTGGAAACAAATgcgagagaacaggagaaaagcgTTCTCAGGATTCACAGCTGGACAGTCAGAACGCAGTCACGGAAGAACTGCGAGCGTTTCAAGCACCCTTCTCCTAAATCCACCAGTGTCGACCGCCGCGTCTTTgagcagaggcgaggaactCAGGAACAGACACAGGCGTGAGCTCGCAGAAGCTGGGCAGGAAAATGCAGGCGAAGAGTGCCAAGTCCACCTCCAACctccgcagaagaagctgcagtgggacgagacagaaagaagaaagagaggagaagaagaaagcaactagtaggagacacagcgaagaaagagagaagtaggaagcgaggagaccgagaggcgaaagcgaggggaacgggagagaagagcaaagagagaaaatcagaagagaaaagatgaattgagagaagaagaattgagagaagaagaagtgagagaagaagaggcgagcgaagaagaggagagcgaaggaccagagatcgaagaagacgactcGCATCCAGTCATTTTTCCTCGCCTTACTTCGTCCATGTAGGGCTCCTTGACAGTGCCATCTAGAGCACTGAGAACGACCGCATTAAGAGAAAGAAATGAAAGAATGAAGACAGGCAAAAGCcagcgtttttttcttctccgcggaCCATCAGGACTGGTGTTCCGGACAGGATCAGGTCCTTTGCGACATCGAGATGTCGCCATGGCTGCCCCCCCGAGACTTCGAGAatgcgaggaaaaagaatccgtgcctcctctcgcctctggcTCGCCTTTCCTAATTTTTCATATTCAGAAGGACAGACGTTCTTCCTTCAGAACATGTCCATTTTCCGAGAGGCGCATTCTTCCCAGGTCTCGAGTGTCTTCTCGTCAGcggtttcttcgtcgctgcatgcggagcagccgcggctgctgcggctGTTTTTCATGTCTCGACTGTGAAGTCGATGTCCTGTGAGTCCAGGAGGTCCTCGCTTTCCAGTACGACAGCCAGGGAGAACGGGAGCCAAGCAGGAAGGAGAATTCGCCgtgaaaagaagcagaaagcaggagaagtggaaagcgcagggacagagagacgttgaagacagcgacaagcgaggaaaagcgaaagcaaagaaaacgcTTCAACCAGtcctgcgagagagagggtcGCGCGGACAGCGTTTCTGCgcgaacaaagagaagatcGGCTTCGTCGCCACTGTTTTGAAAACGGcacagagacgcacagaaaCGAGATTACTCGACTGAAGAGGCAGGCTCggacgcgagaagcagcgaagacgcagccGTGGAAAAAAAAACTGCTGGGAGAGCtgggagcagagaagaacggcgacAGAGTTGCACATCTGCTGAGAAAAACTGGAGATCCGTGAAAAATCGATTTTTAGCTCTTTGACAAAGACGGTTGAACGTCGCCCTCTGGCCCTTCTCAAGCCGCTGTGCTGAAAACTGCCcacggaagaaaaagaaaagaagtccTTGTGTGCGACGAACAGCCGACGATGTCTCGCGAGCACACCGCGTATTACAACGCGGCTGCATATTTTCTACTGACACTCGATCAGATCTCGTCTCAAGGGAGAAAATCCTTTTTCCACACACGTAGAAAGTGGACGTCTTCAACGTCTTACAACATCCAGGCTTTTCCTGCTGCATTTCCACGCATCAAAGGAACGAAAACATTCGGCTCCAAATAACATtctatatgcataaatatatacatatatatgtatgtatataaatatatatacatatctgtatatatatatatatatatatatgtatgtatataaatatatatacatatctatgtgtatatatatatgtatgtatataaatatatatacatatactcATAGGAAGCAAACATACAATGATGCTGTTTGTCGTGGCTCCTCGATATGCACAAGAGGACCGAGATGAGAGAGGACTCTGCCAGAAAACTGAGTTTCTGTTTGaaacgaaaacggagaacggTTTAAAAAAGGTGGAAGTCGATTTATGACGCGGAAGgcccttcgttctctttcacTTCGAGTTCGCAACgtcagagaagagcggaagtTACATTTCCTGTCACTGACTGTTGAAAATGCGGATTTCCAGGCTTCCGAAATCTCCaggcttcttttttctgcttccaaCGCCGTGGGCGCAAGCTCCTGGGCAGAGTTTGCAGTTTTAATACAGTCCTGGAATTCCTTCTTTACTGTGAAGGCTTTAGGATTTACGGTTGAGCGCATAGGGCTTCCCCTGCGCGTTAGATAAGTGCAATTCACGACTTCGACATGTCTCTCgtgaaagcgagagagcagtGCGCTCTTCAGATTCCACACCAGTGTTTACTGACGATGGTGAGGTCTATAGCGTATAGTTGGCGACACAACTTGTTGCGAGCTGCACTGTCTCTTGAAGGCGACTTTTAAAGGCATTGTCCGTGGAAACTACGCGCATGAAGAGTTCTTTACGCGACGCAGATTCAGCTGTGTATCGACGACTTCAGGGGCAGCGCGTAGAGACACAAAGAGCACTGATCGCAGCGACGAGGTCGACCGCAAATGGCGCTCTCTTGCATCTGTTTGGAGCGTTCTTGTTGCCGATGTTCACACCGCAAGCATCCTTTGCGACGTCTTTGTATCTCTTCCTTGTTCGACGGAAAAGCGAGGATGGAAATATGCGGTGTTTTGGCGGgagttttcttcccttcctttcttcagaCACCTCGACAGACTGCATTCAGCAGGC
This genomic interval from Toxoplasma gondii ME49 chromosome VIIb, whole genome shotgun sequence contains the following:
- a CDS encoding hypothetical protein (encoded by transcript TGME49_263690~Predicted trans-membrane domain (TMHMM2.0):28-48:158-181:290-313:337-360:444-467:486-509:598-621:640-663:718-741:885-908) — encoded protein: MATSRCRKGPDPVRNTSPDGPRRRKKRWLLPVFILSFLSLNAVVLSALDGTVKEPYMDEEFHIPQVQRYCESFRPTVYHPDISTPPGLYWVAALLARSLSPAFAALSSSFSSSFSAAADAAQTLPESDAHDGEATGNVAAPGGRKDDPVVLPVLCRSSFFLRGFNALFVSPLTLLLLWVLARRIHFSLALSEAERTLRDACREAVCASLFASRKDERDAKAIQAFNSREEHGKQEPRSSRSPRLGKTSDAGASRTGRFSPSEAGESESARDAGKDLLLLLRIARIALLPSFYFFNFLFYTDCLAVLLLLFAYHELLSRRHLWGLAAAGVLAFFVRQTAVVWSGGAGLLAFLAALGFCASAREAAKRKGMQRPPRRFPPNAKASCDVKARLECKERAEAAKQANPLFRLCLCPAFLCRLETTSVSPLSVLRWENLQPAFAFFLSPSTFAAVSLPLALPLFTFLLFLLSNGGRVAVGHQAFHAPSVHTAQLLYAALFVASAASPASFLSAFRAVLSLLKSVWLFFCRSLCSLRSPESENEETGKSKRDEAGESVEALEVVEDMERDAESVRDVRSQVLRERDLKASFDADGENSKFCFSSFLAFFLSLSVAAGLGAFAHPFLLSDNRHLAFYLWRYFFRWPIFRWIIGPLVAALFFVGGDVLSSLVAPPAPRWLCPPAKARAAGERRDEETVDGRNQRGAVAPGPASFKEQTLAERSRPFYVAACLFTFLVCSCLALVPTSLVEPRYFSFTLLLFVLHERFPSSRPSGEGEKPTCGWGLEASAGCMYTREASPPATFAKETFVDQRARSSRAAWRGVVAVTNLEERQTGQTPRDGEKGRRPVDPNGAGKVTKNAFSNLFSCLFSRECWVNLYSGKNLGPREDLANEAAALVLNFGLSFVVFYVFLCRSFIDSAGRVARFMV